The proteins below come from a single Aphanothece sacrum FPU1 genomic window:
- the aroQ gene encoding type II 3-dehydroquinate dehydratase, whose product MSTQALRELSVLVLHGPNLNLLGIREPGIYGSVTLEGINCLLREESDELGISISIVQSNHEGVLVDSIHEALGKHQGILINAGAYTHTSIAIRDALSAVKIPTVEVHLSNIYQRETFRHHSYIAAVAVGQISGFGAHSYHLGLLALVNHLRTDL is encoded by the coding sequence GTGTCTACCCAAGCTTTGAGAGAACTAAGTGTCTTAGTGCTTCATGGCCCTAACCTAAATTTATTAGGGATTCGTGAGCCTGGGATCTATGGCTCTGTGACCTTAGAGGGCATTAACTGTCTTCTGAGGGAGGAGTCAGATGAATTAGGCATTAGTATATCTATTGTCCAATCTAACCATGAAGGAGTCTTAGTGGATTCTATTCATGAGGCACTAGGAAAACACCAGGGTATTTTAATCAATGCTGGGGCTTATACCCATACTAGCATTGCTATTAGGGATGCCCTATCTGCTGTCAAAATTCCTACAGTTGAAGTGCATTTAAGCAATATTTATCAAAGGGAGACATTTCGTCATCATTCTTATATTGCTGCTGTCGCTGTGGGTCAAATTAGCGGTTTTGGAGCCCACAGTTATCATTTAGGGTTATTAGCGTTAGTTAATCATCTTAGGACTGACTTATAA
- a CDS encoding D-glycero-alpha-D-manno-heptose-1,7-bisphosphate 7-phosphatase — MVDLINNTLSPHTPLKKALFLDRDGVVIDYSPYLSKPEQVTFPEGAGDGLKQWQNAGYLLILITNQAGVGRGYFSLEDVDKVHVYIRQEYEKFGVYFDDIFICPHHPQDNCGCRKPSPEMLLKASKKHQISMSESFFIGDAPSDLECSIRGNCQPILVLTGRGKTTVKEIHKYPREIPVFETLLETVKLIQK; from the coding sequence ATGGTGGATTTAATTAACAATACTCTTAGTCCTCACACACCTCTTAAAAAGGCTCTATTTTTGGATAGAGATGGAGTGGTGATTGACTATTCTCCTTATTTAAGTAAGCCCGAACAAGTTACCTTTCCTGAAGGTGCAGGAGATGGGTTAAAACAATGGCAAAATGCGGGCTACTTACTTATTTTAATCACTAATCAAGCAGGGGTAGGACGGGGCTATTTTTCTCTAGAGGATGTGGACAAAGTTCACGTTTATATTCGTCAAGAATATGAAAAATTTGGGGTGTATTTTGACGATATTTTTATCTGTCCTCATCATCCTCAAGATAATTGTGGGTGTCGTAAACCTTCCCCAGAAATGTTATTAAAAGCCTCAAAAAAACATCAAATTTCTATGAGTGAATCTTTTTTTATTGGAGATGCTCCTAGTGATTTAGAATGCTCAATAAGAGGAAATTGTCAACCTATTTTAGTCTTAACAGGTAGAGGAAAAACAACTGTTAAAGAGATACATAAATATCCTAGAGAAATTCCAGTATTTGAGACTTTATTAGAGACAGTTAAATTAATCCAAAAATAA
- a CDS encoding Uma2 family endonuclease yields the protein MTTLDLTPEITCPPTDLWSDEPPLESDLHLQQIILLLTCLEWLWQNRNDYYASGNLTIYYNENQLKKRDFCGPDFFVVLDTEKRPRKSWVVWGEQGKYPNVIVEILSDSTAKIDRTEKKKLYQNTFRTPDYFWFDPNTLEFQGFTIIGGQYQPIIANEKGYLLSEQLGLYLGVFERKLRYFTLEGDLVPTVQESALQERLEKEQERLAKEQERLEKEQERLAKEQAEQRAEILAQKLRELGINPDEI from the coding sequence ATGACAACCCTAGACCTCACCCCTGAAATAACTTGTCCTCCCACTGACTTATGGAGTGATGAACCCCCCTTGGAAAGCGATTTACACCTACAACAAATTATCTTATTACTCACTTGTCTAGAGTGGCTATGGCAAAATAGAAATGATTATTATGCTTCAGGAAATCTGACCATTTATTACAATGAAAATCAACTAAAAAAAAGAGATTTCTGTGGCCCAGATTTTTTTGTCGTTTTAGACACAGAAAAACGTCCTCGTAAAAGTTGGGTTGTTTGGGGAGAACAAGGAAAATATCCTAATGTTATTGTGGAAATTCTTTCAGATTCTACCGCTAAAATTGATCGGACGGAGAAAAAAAAGTTGTATCAAAATACTTTCCGTACCCCTGATTATTTTTGGTTTGATCCTAATACTTTAGAGTTTCAAGGATTTACCATCATAGGTGGTCAATATCAACCCATTATAGCCAATGAAAAAGGATATCTTTTAAGTGAACAATTAGGTTTATATTTAGGGGTATTTGAGAGAAAATTACGTTACTTTACTCTGGAAGGAGACTTAGTACCTACTGTCCAAGAATCTGCTTTACAAGAAAGATTAGAAAAGGAACAAGAACGATTAGCTAAAGAACAAGAACGATTAGAAAAGGAACAAGAACGATTAGCTAAAGAACAAGCGGAACAACGGGCAGAAATTTTAGCTCAAAAACTCAGAGAATTAGGCATTAATCCTGATGAAATATAA
- a CDS encoding glycosyltransferase family 4 protein: MVNSNILINLSLLLSKPTGITIYAANVFPYLKSLNPTLLAAEKYPDFNTYLVPNNLTPAQGTKGHLMRLLWTQFELPKIYKKLNASLLFSPVPELPLSQKCRSIVMVHDLIPLRFPKRNSPLLPYFRYYIPQVLKQAEHIICNSQATARDICDFFNISATKITPILLGYDANHFKPLEITSKPISNPYFLYLGRHDPHKNLTRLIEAFSKIKNCQQYELWLAGPTDRRYTPKLQQEAIELGIEKQVKFLDYVSYEQLPILLNQCLALVFPSLWEGFGFPVLEAMGCGTAVITSNISSLPEVAGEAGILIDPYQVKEITAAMEQIAENETLRVYLKTLSLQQVSKFSWEKTGQETLTLLEQRC, encoded by the coding sequence ATGGTTAACTCGAATATTCTTATCAATCTTTCATTATTATTATCCAAACCCACTGGAATTACAATCTATGCAGCTAATGTATTTCCTTATTTAAAATCTCTTAATCCTACCTTATTAGCTGCTGAAAAGTACCCAGATTTTAACACTTATTTAGTTCCTAATAATTTAACACCTGCACAGGGAACAAAAGGACATTTAATGCGGTTACTTTGGACACAATTCGAGTTACCCAAGATTTATAAAAAACTCAATGCTTCGTTGTTATTTTCTCCTGTTCCCGAACTACCTTTATCTCAAAAATGTCGTTCTATTGTGATGGTTCATGATTTAATTCCTTTACGGTTTCCTAAGAGAAATTCTCCCTTATTACCTTATTTTCGTTATTATATTCCTCAAGTGCTGAAACAAGCAGAACATATTATTTGTAATTCCCAAGCAACTGCGAGAGATATTTGTGATTTTTTTAATATTTCTGCTACAAAAATAACCCCAATTTTGTTAGGTTATGATGCTAATCATTTTAAACCATTAGAGATAACATCAAAACCCATATCTAACCCTTACTTTTTGTATTTAGGTCGTCATGACCCCCATAAAAATTTAACCCGTCTAATAGAAGCATTTTCTAAGATTAAAAATTGTCAACAATATGAACTTTGGTTAGCGGGGCCAACGGATAGAAGATATACGCCAAAATTGCAACAAGAAGCGATAGAATTAGGTATAGAAAAACAAGTTAAATTTCTTGATTATGTTTCTTATGAACAATTACCTATTTTATTAAATCAGTGTTTAGCTTTAGTGTTTCCTTCTCTCTGGGAAGGGTTTGGTTTTCCAGTATTAGAAGCGATGGGATGTGGAACTGCCGTCATTACTTCAAATATATCTTCTTTACCCGAAGTCGCAGGAGAAGCGGGAATATTAATAGACCCTTATCAAGTTAAAGAAATCACTGCAGCAATGGAACAAATAGCTGAAAATGAAACCTTGCGAGTGTATTTAAAAACCTTAAGTTTACAACAAGTAAGTAAATTTAGTTGGGAAAAGACGGGACAAGAAACCTTAACTTTATTAGAACAAAGATGTTAA
- a CDS encoding glycosyltransferase family 1 protein produces the protein MSQDEGQKSSPIFISLIPHLMGGEGHIIPYHQAVNQAIKKIGWQHNIIIPTDHNLNNIPSQWCECLSPYDLEAEGNGWQKILRIQQTWELSITIVNYLRNKVINQSDLSIIFLERFIHLQLLALVIALYLVPTKNLSVWLLYRRDTHKDKTKFIYKWLNNLVKKRLSKGRFKLLTDSDLLGQSLSNYFEESVIVMPIPHTDIDCYSMSITENDDIVCWWPGSPREEKGWEVINNLVNSDVKLTQNICLIASEKSKLEVPENGLKVKLVEDNLSRDKYHSWFCLTNIILLPYDAEAYGERTSGIFTESIIAGKISLVTPNTWMAYELLKYNLSELVIDWQEGQKVFDIVIKVSKSPIIKDKIKAMQTSYQQFHCLDNYGCMIQKIIKEMV, from the coding sequence ATGAGTCAAGATGAAGGGCAAAAGTCGTCACCGATATTTATTTCATTAATTCCTCATTTAATGGGGGGTGAAGGTCACATTATCCCTTATCATCAAGCAGTTAATCAAGCTATAAAAAAAATAGGTTGGCAACATAATATTATCATTCCTACTGATCATAATCTTAATAATATTCCCTCACAATGGTGTGAATGTTTAAGTCCTTATGATCTCGAAGCTGAAGGGAATGGATGGCAAAAAATCTTAAGAATACAACAGACTTGGGAATTGTCAATAACTATTGTTAATTATTTACGAAATAAGGTTATTAATCAATCAGATTTATCTATTATTTTTTTAGAAAGATTTATTCATTTACAATTATTAGCATTAGTCATTGCCTTATATTTAGTTCCTACTAAAAATTTATCGGTTTGGTTACTTTATCGACGAGATACCCATAAAGATAAAACAAAATTTATTTATAAATGGCTGAATAACTTAGTAAAAAAAAGACTGTCCAAAGGAAGATTTAAGTTATTAACAGATAGTGATTTATTAGGACAATCTTTGTCTAATTATTTTGAAGAATCTGTTATTGTGATGCCTATTCCTCATACAGATATTGATTGTTATTCCATGAGTATAACAGAAAATGATGATATAGTCTGTTGGTGGCCAGGTTCCCCCAGAGAAGAAAAGGGATGGGAAGTAATTAATAATTTAGTAAATTCTGATGTTAAATTAACTCAAAATATTTGTTTAATAGCATCTGAAAAATCTAAATTAGAAGTACCAGAAAATGGTCTTAAAGTCAAGTTAGTTGAAGATAATTTAAGCAGAGATAAGTATCATAGTTGGTTCTGTTTAACTAATATTATCTTACTACCTTATGATGCTGAAGCTTATGGGGAAAGAACATCCGGTATTTTTACAGAATCGATCATTGCTGGTAAAATTTCCTTAGTCACCCCTAATACTTGGATGGCCTATGAATTATTGAAATATAATTTATCAGAATTAGTAATAGATTGGCAAGAAGGGCAAAAAGTTTTTGATATTGTTATAAAAGTGTCTAAAAGTCCTATAATTAAGGATAAAATAAAAGCCATGCAAACAAGTTATCAGCAATTTCACTGTTTAGATAACTATGGTTGTATGATACAAAAAATAATCAAGGAGATGGTTTAA
- a CDS encoding glycosyltransferase family 4 protein: protein MFKVCVDGTPVRGKLTGIGVYTLNLIDSLYQLQEEENFQLDVYFHPSVKNWLLKKSDIPERLEPYDPIFSVPIPVTMANVLAKYPNPILSYFERYLDRPNIIHGTDHYVYPYQKSNKIMTIHDLTFLKYPEYSTTIVQGYLERIKRCLKWTDLVITFSENTKKDLIELLNISPEKIYIVPQASRYSEDYITPNLFYKNKDFIDYFLDKPYLLFVSTLEPRKNIINLIEAFNYLKEVYKIPHQLILIGKKGWKYESIFDKIEESKWKEDIQHLDYLSDEMVALFYNQADAFIYPSYYEGFGLPILEAMTLGTPVITSNTSSLPQVAGDAALLINPDDYFEIAETILSVINDSNLRKNLIEKGKKRAKSFSWKTTAKETIKAYQLIL, encoded by the coding sequence ATGTTTAAAGTTTGTGTAGATGGGACACCTGTTAGGGGTAAATTAACTGGAATTGGAGTTTATACCTTAAATTTAATTGACTCATTGTATCAATTACAAGAAGAAGAAAACTTTCAACTTGATGTTTATTTTCATCCTTCTGTTAAAAATTGGTTATTGAAAAAATCTGATATTCCCGAACGTTTAGAACCTTATGATCCTATTTTTTCAGTTCCTATTCCCGTAACAATGGCTAATGTGTTAGCTAAATATCCTAATCCTATTTTATCTTATTTTGAACGATATTTAGACAGACCTAATATTATTCATGGGACAGATCATTATGTTTATCCCTATCAGAAAAGTAATAAAATTATGACCATTCATGATTTAACTTTTCTCAAATATCCTGAATATTCTACTACCATAGTTCAAGGTTATTTAGAGAGAATAAAACGCTGTTTAAAATGGACAGATTTAGTGATTACCTTTTCTGAGAATACCAAAAAAGATCTCATTGAATTACTGAATATTAGTCCTGAGAAAATTTATATAGTTCCCCAAGCGAGTCGTTATTCTGAGGATTATATAACCCCTAATTTATTCTATAAGAATAAAGACTTTATTGATTATTTTTTAGATAAACCTTATCTTTTATTTGTTAGCACCTTAGAACCGAGAAAAAATATTATTAATTTAATTGAGGCTTTTAACTATTTAAAAGAAGTTTACAAAATTCCTCATCAATTAATTTTAATTGGGAAAAAAGGATGGAAATATGAATCAATTTTTGATAAAATAGAAGAATCAAAATGGAAAGAAGACATTCAACATTTAGACTATTTATCAGATGAAATGGTCGCCTTATTTTATAATCAAGCGGATGCCTTTATTTATCCCTCTTATTATGAGGGGTTTGGTTTACCTATTTTAGAAGCAATGACATTAGGAACACCTGTAATTACCTCTAATACCTCATCTTTACCTCAAGTTGCTGGGGATGCAGCATTATTGATTAATCCTGACGACTATTTTGAGATAGCTGAGACAATTTTAAGCGTTATTAATGATAGTAATTTAAGGAAAAATTTAATTGAAAAAGGTAAAAAACGGGCTAAATCATTTTCTTGGAAAACAACAGCAAAAGAAACTATTAAAGCTTATCAGTTAATTTTATAA